The following proteins come from a genomic window of Elgaria multicarinata webbii isolate HBS135686 ecotype San Diego chromosome 10, rElgMul1.1.pri, whole genome shotgun sequence:
- the EGR4 gene encoding early growth response protein 4, with protein sequence MDFSHQQDSLDAKRQLKSGDAAPIPGPRQEQELLTAQPREGFPDYLPGDFMGATMNPEMADYYFFSGQPSPPISYTGSFFIKTEQCQDQESLFNLMSGILGLSPFSAPEAHPRQTDAVYSVPEAIQNHLDLYSTCQPELNISVQPSLAEQGYSTFSSPNGLQQVQASPEVGSSSQCLFSEKSLDSKQDIKLSALSPSLQKFKAPCSHWDPLSQPQSYLPSEYPPSETFHPIETNQAMFPQLGSKTENVLSVSCQSELSSLPEQSGSFGHGLDFSCQPEAFPGHSQIHSDFVEVKIPNLPAQLIQEFESSLPQPEVMPSLMSPNKQKLPNNHSPPSATLTDFLAPASSSSVNVLAPSRTSGVLLTEPKKKSRRGKCSSKCFCPKPHEKAFACPVENCIRSFARSDELNRHLRIHTGHKPFQCRICLRNFSRSDHLTTHIRTHTGEKPFSCDDCGRRFARSDEKKRHSKVHLKQKARAEEKLKGLSLFSVGLSYGTL encoded by the exons ATGGATTTCTCCCACCAGCAGGACTCGTTGGATGCCAAGCGGCAGCTGAAATCGGGAGATGCAGCCCCGATCCCCGGGCCACGGCAGGAGCAAGAACTTTTGACGGCACAGCCGAGGGAGGGATTCCCGGATTACCTTccag GTGACTTTATGGGAGCCACAATGAACCCAGAAATGGCAGATTACTACTTTTTCTCCGGGCAGCCCTCTCCGCCCATCAGTTACACAGGCAGCTTCTTCATCAAGACGGAGCAATGCCAGGATCAAGAGTCCCTCTTCAACTTGATGTCAGGGATCCTCGGCCTTTCTCCGTTCTCTGCTCCGGAAGCCCACCCGAGACAAACAGACGCGGTCTACAGTGTCCCAGAGGCTATACAGAATCACCTGGACCTTTATTCCACCTGCCAACCGGAACTGAACATCTCTGTACAGCCGTCTTTAGCCGAACAAGGTTACTCCACCTTCTCCAGTCCCAATGGCCTCCAGCAAGTCCAGGCATCCCCCGAGGTGGGCAGCTCTTCCCAGTGTCTGTTCAGTGAAAAGTCTTTGGACAGCAAGCAGGACATTAAGCTGTCCgccctttccccatccctgcagaaGTTCAAAGCTCCTTGTTCCCACTGGGACCCTCTCAGCCAGCCTCAGAGTTACCTGCCCTCTGAATACCCTCCTTCAGAGACATTCCATCCCATAGAGACAAACCAGGCGATGTTCCCCCAGCTGGGATCGAAAACAGAGAATGTGCTGTCCGTCAGCTGCCAGTCGGAGCTCAGCAGTCTCCCAGAACAGTCAGGATCCTTTGGACATGGTCTGGATTTCAGCTGTCAACCGGAGGCTTTCCCTGGCCACAGCCAAATCCACAGTGACTTTGTCGAGGTAAAGATCCCCAACCTCCCTGCTCAGCTCATCCAAGAATTCGAATCCTCCTTGCCCCAGCCTGaggtcatgccaagtttgatgaGTCCCAATAAGCAGAAGTTGCCCAACAACCACTCTCCCCCATCAGCCACCCTAACGGACTTCCTAGCCCCTGCCTCCAGTTCCTCGGTCAATGTTTTAGCACCCAGCAGGACCTCTGGTGTCCTACTAACAGAGCCAAAGAAGAAATCCCGCCGGGGGAAATGTTCCTCCAAGTGCTTCTGCCCCAAACCTCATGAAAAAGCCTTTGCCTGCCCTGTGGAGAACTGCATCAGGAGCTTTGCCAGGTCCGATGAGCTGAACCGGCACCTGCGGATCCACACTGGGCACAAGCCGTTCCAATGCCGGATCTGCCTGCGGAACTTCAGCCGCAGCGACCACCTGACCACCCACATCaggacccacacgggggagaagcccttctcctGTGATGACTGTGGCCGCAGGTTTGCCAGGAGCGACGAGAAGAAGAGGCATAGCAAAGTCCACTTGAAGCAGAAAGCCAGAGCAGAGGAGAAACTCAAGGGACTCAGCTTGTTCTCAGTGGGACTTTCCTACGGGACACTCTAA